A single Amphiura filiformis chromosome 19, Afil_fr2py, whole genome shotgun sequence DNA region contains:
- the LOC140140520 gene encoding orexin receptor type 2-like gives MEDVDCTAENTINITDDATALLFVYSPMMKISLSIILLIVLFAGLLGHGLFFLTVYRIQRMRTVTNTYLCSISIADLIFIFYFVSSFVYTVFTDTVKRGAPVATSHGCILLIFLGVFPYYVSLILITLVTLERFYAICLPLSQWTLSSKSRTRQVILVSWVVALSLTAAMIPHAGKIHFECIIWPNEEQYEGLPDKRWNCDVISNSVSLRIYCIVYVAASYLILLIVNFVMYAAIIRALSNRSVVTSLGEQRKSEVTEIRNQVARLLIIFGIVFFVCQTPRRLSAISDHLNQLGSQRILPDQGFFDFILTIFLVPLNSVINPYVYVIFSKSYRDAFLEALNLKKESQLVKETNSVSLKNSTV, from the coding sequence ATGGAGGATGTTGACTGTACTGCAGAAAACACTATTAATATTACAGATGATGCAACCGCTTTACTATTTGTATATTCTCCTATGATGAAGATATCCTTATCTATCATACTATTGATTGTATTATTTGCAGGACTGTTAGGCCATGGATTATTCTTCCTGACTGTTTATCGGATCCAACGTATGCGAACTGTTACCAATACATATCTTTGCAGCATTTCAATTGCAGATCTGATATTCATCTTCTATTTTGTATCTTCATTTGTCTACACAGTGTTTACTGACACCGTGAAAAGAGGAGCGCCGGTTGCTACCTCTCACGGTTGCATACTATTAATTTTCTTGGGTGTGTTCCCATACTATGTGTCTCTCATCTTAATAACACTTGTTACTTTAGAGCGCTTCTATGCAATATGTCTACCCCTCTCCCAGTGGACCCTCTCTAGTAAATCTCGTACAAGACAGGTTATCCTAGTCAGTTGGGTCGTCGCTCTTTCCCTAACAGCAGCCATGATCCCACACGCTGGTAAAATTCACTTTGAGTGTATAATCTGGCCGAATGAGGAACAATATGAAGGGCTACCAGATAAACGCTGGAATTGTGATGTAATAAGCAACTCTGTTTCTCTCAGAATTTACTGTATTGTTTATGTTGCAGCTAGTTATTTGATTCTTCTAATCGTGAACTTTGTCATGTATGCTGCTATCATTCGAGCATTAAGCAACCGATCTGTAGTAACCTCCTTAGGTGAGCAACGAAAGAGTGAAGTTACAGAAATTCGTAATCAAGTTGCTCGACTTCTGATCATATTTGGTATTGTTTTCTTTGTCTGTCAGACCCCTAGACGACTGTCAGCAATCTCAGATCACTTAAATCAGCTTGGAAGCCAAAGAATTTTGCCTGACCAAGGTTTCTTTGATTTCATATTAACAATATTTTTAGTACCTTTAAACTCAGTGATTAATCCTTACGTGTATGTGATTTTCAGTAAGTCATACCGTGATGCATTTCTTGAAGCACTGAATCTGAAGAAGGAATCTCAGTTAGTGAAAGAAACAAATTCTGTTTCACTAAAAAATAGTACGGTGTAA